The following DNA comes from Ornithobacterium rhinotracheale DSM 15997.
AGGAAATCTTTTCAGACATGGGCAAGGAAGTGCATTTTACGCCTGTTTTAGGCACTTTGCACGAGGGCTATATTCATCATGATGCTAAGATTTGTTGCTTTACCGATCACCAAATTTTTGAACGCTATCATCGATTTAATTTAAGAAATAAATTCTCTAAAAGCGAGAGCATTACGCTCAAAGAGCTTACGGCATTGCAAGTGGGCGATTATGTTACGCATATAGACCACGGCGTGGGGAAATTTGGCGGGCTCAAGCGTATCGATGTCAATGGTAAAATGCAGGAAAGCATTAAGCTTATTTATCAAGACAACGATGTGCTGTATGTGAGCATTCACTCGCTGCATAAAATTAGCAAATTCAACGGGAAAGACGGCAAAGAGCCAAAAATCAATAAATTAGGTTCGCCCGCATGGCGAAATCTTAAAAATAAAACTAAACGAAAAGTAAAAGAAGTCGCCTTTGATTTAATTAAGCTTTACGCCAAACGAAAAATGGAAAAAGGCTTTAGCTTTTCGCCAGATACATATTTGCAAAACGAGCTGGAGGCATCTTTTATGTACGAAGACACGCCAGATCAGCTCAAAGCCACCGAAGATGTAAAAGCCGATATGGAAAGCAGTCGTTCAATGGACAGGCTCGTGTGTGGTGATGTAGGTTTTGGCAAAACTGAAGTAGCGGTGCGTGCGGCATTCAAGGCAGCAACCGATGGCAAGCAAGTGGCGATTTTGGTGCCTACGACTATTTTGGCTTTTCAGCATTATAACACATTTAAAGAGCGTTTAAAAGACTTTCCCGTGCGTGTGGAGTATCTTAACCGATTTAGAACCACCAAGGAAAAAAACGCAATTTTAAAGGATTTAGAAGCGGGGAAAATTGATATCATTATCGGGACACATCAATTGGTGAACAATAAAATCAAGTATAAAGATTTAGGTTTGCTAATTATAGACGAGGAACATAAATTCGGGGTGTCTGTCAAAGATAAATTAAAGACCCTGCGTGCGCATCTGGATACGCTTACGCTTACGGCAACACCGATTCCGCGTACTTTGCAATTCTCGCTGATGGCAGCACGAGATTTAAGCGTGATTAAAACGCCACCGCCTAACCGCCAACCTGTGCAAACGCAAATCATAGGGCTAAACGAAGAGGCGATTAGAGATGCGGTGTTTTACGAAATTCAGCGAGGCGGACAAGTCTTTGTGATTTACAACCGAATCGCAGGTTTGCAAGAAATGGCGGGCATGCTTCAGCGATTAATCCCTGAGGCTAAAATCGCCGTGGGACACGGACAAATGGAGGGCAAGAAATTAGAAAAAATCTTGCTCGATTTCATGGATGGTAAATACGATATTCTAGTTTCTACCACGATTGTGGAAAGTGGTGTAGATGTGCCGAATGCCAATACAATGCTGATTGTAGACGCGCAAAATTATGGTTTGGCAGAATTACACCAAATGCGCGGACGGGTAGGGCGAAGCAACCGAAAAGCCTTTTGCTACCTAATCACGCCGCCGCTGGTAACGCTTACCAACGAGGCACGAAAAAGATTGCAAGCCATAGAGCAATTCAGCGATTTGGGCTCAGGATTTAATATAGCGATGAAAGATTTGGAAATTCGTGGTGCAGGGAATTTGCTCGGAGCGGAACAAAGCGGATTTATGGCAGAAATGGGATTTGATACTTATCAAAAAATCTTGAACGAAGCCATTGAAGAATTAAAATATTCCGATGATTTCAAAGATTTATTCAATGATGAAAATCAAAAACAGCAAGATTTTGTTTCAGATTTTAATTTAGATGCCGACACCGAAATTTTGATTCCGTATGAATATGTGAACAATGTTGAGGAGCGTATGGTGCTGTATCAGCGTTTGGCTGAAATAGAAACGCCTGAGCAGCTAAAGGCTTATACCGAGGAACTTATCGACCGATTTGGCGAAATGCCTGCCGAAGTCGAGGAATTGCTTGAATCGGTAGAGTTGAAATGGGAGGCTAAAAAATTAGGCATTGAAAAAATTGTTTTAAAACAGAATAAAATGCTTTGTTATTTCATTAGCAATCCGCAGTCTCCATTCTTTGAAACCGAGAATTTTAGGAAGATTCCTGCCTTTATTGCACAAAATCCAGCTATCTGCAGTTTGCAAGAAAAAAAGCTAAAAGGCAATGATTTTAATACTTTAATTTTAAAAATTTCGCCTATAAAATCGGTGGGCGAAGCCAAACAATGTTTGGTCAATATTTTAAATCTTTAATAAAAGCTAGAAATTGAAATAAAAAAAGCCATTCAAAACTTGAATGGCTTTTTTGTGTAAATAATAAAATTAGAAAATTAATATTTTTTCTCAACGAGAACTCTCCACCCAAACGGATCTTCCGCTTTCCCGTATTGAATTTCGTTCATTTGTTTTTTAAGGATTGGTCCCCAAGCATCAATTTCCTCTAATTTAGGCAATTCGAGTACTTCTTCTGGGTATCCGATGGCTTCGAAATTGTTGAGTACCACCGCAGTACCACAACCAAATACTTCTTTTAATTCGCCATTCTTGTGTGCTTCGTAAACTTCTTTTACAGAAACAGGACGCACTTCTACATTCCAGCCGTTTTCTTTAGCCAGAGTAATTAAACTATCGCGAGTTACTCCGTTCAAGATTCTTTCGCTCGTAGGTGCCGTAAGCAAAGTATCGCCGATACGCACAAAAATGTTCATTGTTCCAGCTTCTTCAAAATACTGGTGGGTAGCGGCATCTGTCCAGATGATTTGGTCGAAACCTTCCTCTTTAGCCAAAGTAGTTGGGTAGAAAGAAGCTCCGTAGTTACCAGCTGCTTTTGCAAAACCTACACCGCCATTAGCCGCACGAGAGTAGTGGTCTGCCACTTTCACGCGCAAAGGTTTGTTGTAGTAGTTTGGTGCAAAAGAACAAATAATGGCAAACATGAATTCCTCTGATCCACGCGCAGAAATTACATCTTCGGTAGAGAAAAGCACAGGGCGCACATACAATGAAGTTCCGTAAGTTTCTGGAACCCAGTTTCTATCTACATCGATAAGTGCCTTTAAACCATCCATAAACACTTCTTCTGGAATAGAAACCATGCCTAGACGCTCAGCCGATTTGTTGATACGCTCAAAGTTCTTATCTGGACGGAATAAGTAAACATCTCCGTTTTCACCCTTAAAAGCCTTCATTCCCTCAAAACAAGCTTGCCCGTAGTGGAAAGCGTGTGTGGCAGGAGAAAAGCTTAAATTACCAAATTCGCGGATTTCTGGCTCGCCCCATTTTCCATCTTTGTATTCGCAGATAAGCATGTGATCTGCAAAGGTTTTACCAAAAACTTTGCTTTCAAAAACAGCAGGTGTTAAACGAGATTTTTCAACTTTTTGAATTTTCATAATGTATTGATTATATTTTTTATTAATAAATTTTCAATCAAATTTAATCAAAAATATGATATTACTAAACATTTAATTTTATAAATTGCATAAAAATTTTGAAAGCCCTATGCTTAAAAGAGAAATCCTAACCACTGCCGATGGCTCTAAAACGCTCTATATTCCCGAGTGGAACGAACATTATCACTCCAAACATGGAGCCTTACAAGAAGCGCAACATGTGTTTATAGCCAATGGTTTAGCACAATTTTCGGCACAGGATTGTAGCATTTTGGAATTTGGTTTTGGAACAGGGCTAAACGCTTTGCTCACACTGCTTTCGCCACATCAAAAGCTGAAATACCACACACTCGAAAAATATCCTATGACGCCCGATGAGGTGCAAGCATTGGATTATCCTAAACTTTTTGCCGAATTTTTTAAGCAAGAAGAAAATGCAATTTTGCCTATTTTTGAGAAAATTCACACCGTGGAATGGGGCGAATACCAAGAAATCACGTCAGATTTTAGCCTAAAAAAACAACAAGCAGACTTTAAAGAGATGGAGTTACCCGAGGGAATGTATAATTTGGTATATTTTGATGCTTTTGGGAAACGAGTACAACCAGAATTATGGCACGAATCGATTTTTGAAAAAATATATAAATCACTTAAAAAGAACGGATTATTTACCACCTATGCCTGCAATGGCGATACCAAACGCGCTTTGAAAGCGGTAGGTTTTAGAGTGGAAAAGAAACCTGGACCTCCAGGCAAACGAGAAATGATAAACGCATGGAAAGATTAGACGCATTCACGATTAGAGTTTATGGAATTTTGAT
Coding sequences within:
- the mnmD gene encoding tRNA (5-methylaminomethyl-2-thiouridine)(34)-methyltransferase MnmD; the protein is MLKREILTTADGSKTLYIPEWNEHYHSKHGALQEAQHVFIANGLAQFSAQDCSILEFGFGTGLNALLTLLSPHQKLKYHTLEKYPMTPDEVQALDYPKLFAEFFKQEENAILPIFEKIHTVEWGEYQEITSDFSLKKQQADFKEMELPEGMYNLVYFDAFGKRVQPELWHESIFEKIYKSLKKNGLFTTYACNGDTKRALKAVGFRVEKKPGPPGKREMINAWKD
- the mfd gene encoding transcription-repair coupling factor encodes the protein MPYLCLVLKEITIQQWYNEHQSSDLVHSLVQFVEKQAHSNLQIKGLVGSYFSLLTAAVFNQTKKNILLIFNDTEEAAYTLNELESVFGKEKVLYFPASHRRPYEIEQTNNANVVLRTEVLNKLANSTKTHIMVTTAQALTEKVVTKKTLNTKTQKIKVGEKLSVEFLNEVLFSYDFHRTDFVTEPGEFSVRGGIVDIFSFSDDQPYRISFFGDEVESIRKFDLESQLSVEKVNSFTVIPNMENKTLTEKRQSFLDFLPKSTLIFAKNLILSQDHIAKNFDLAQENFENLSGEIQHLSPEDLFNTAEEIENQLKNKFLIEFSHQTLFTPVDVFELHQSPQPTFNKQFELLIETLEQQHEQGYKNYIFCSGEKQIQRFEEIFSDMGKEVHFTPVLGTLHEGYIHHDAKICCFTDHQIFERYHRFNLRNKFSKSESITLKELTALQVGDYVTHIDHGVGKFGGLKRIDVNGKMQESIKLIYQDNDVLYVSIHSLHKISKFNGKDGKEPKINKLGSPAWRNLKNKTKRKVKEVAFDLIKLYAKRKMEKGFSFSPDTYLQNELEASFMYEDTPDQLKATEDVKADMESSRSMDRLVCGDVGFGKTEVAVRAAFKAATDGKQVAILVPTTILAFQHYNTFKERLKDFPVRVEYLNRFRTTKEKNAILKDLEAGKIDIIIGTHQLVNNKIKYKDLGLLIIDEEHKFGVSVKDKLKTLRAHLDTLTLTATPIPRTLQFSLMAARDLSVIKTPPPNRQPVQTQIIGLNEEAIRDAVFYEIQRGGQVFVIYNRIAGLQEMAGMLQRLIPEAKIAVGHGQMEGKKLEKILLDFMDGKYDILVSTTIVESGVDVPNANTMLIVDAQNYGLAELHQMRGRVGRSNRKAFCYLITPPLVTLTNEARKRLQAIEQFSDLGSGFNIAMKDLEIRGAGNLLGAEQSGFMAEMGFDTYQKILNEAIEELKYSDDFKDLFNDENQKQQDFVSDFNLDADTEILIPYEYVNNVEERMVLYQRLAEIETPEQLKAYTEELIDRFGEMPAEVEELLESVELKWEAKKLGIEKIVLKQNKMLCYFISNPQSPFFETENFRKIPAFIAQNPAICSLQEKKLKGNDFNTLILKISPIKSVGEAKQCLVNILNL
- a CDS encoding branched-chain amino acid aminotransferase, with translation MKIQKVEKSRLTPAVFESKVFGKTFADHMLICEYKDGKWGEPEIREFGNLSFSPATHAFHYGQACFEGMKAFKGENGDVYLFRPDKNFERINKSAERLGMVSIPEEVFMDGLKALIDVDRNWVPETYGTSLYVRPVLFSTEDVISARGSEEFMFAIICSFAPNYYNKPLRVKVADHYSRAANGGVGFAKAAGNYGASFYPTTLAKEEGFDQIIWTDAATHQYFEEAGTMNIFVRIGDTLLTAPTSERILNGVTRDSLITLAKENGWNVEVRPVSVKEVYEAHKNGELKEVFGCGTAVVLNNFEAIGYPEEVLELPKLEEIDAWGPILKKQMNEIQYGKAEDPFGWRVLVEKKY